Within Bdellovibrio bacteriovorus HD100, the genomic segment CCTTGTCTATCGAAGAAGTGGATCTGGAAGGACCCAAAAAAGGCGAAGTCCTGATCAGGGTTGTTGCCACGGGCGTATGCCATACGGACGCCTTCACATTGTCCGGGGCGGATCCTGAAGGTTTGTTTCCGGTGATTCTGGGCCACGAAGGTGGTGGTATCGTTGAGGAGGTCGGAGAAGGTGTGACCACTTTGAAAAAAGGCGATCACGTGATTCCGCTTTATACTCCTGAATGCAAAGAGTGCAAATTCTGTCTGTCTGGTAAGACCAATCTGTGCGTGCGCATCCGTGCGACTCAAGGCAAAGGGCTGATGCCGGATGGGACGTCCCGCTTTTCTAAAGACGGAAAAATGATTCATCACTATATGGGCTGCTCCACTTTCGCGGAATACACCGTCGTTCCGGAAATCGCTTTGGCGAAAGTCAATCCGGCCGCACCGCTGGACAAAGTATGTTTGCTGGGGTGCGGAGTCACCACCGGGATCGGTGCTGTTTTGAACACGGCGAAGGTTGAAAAGGGTGCGACTGTGGCGGTCTTTGGTTTGGGCGGCATCGGTCTGTCTGTCATTCAGGGCGCAAAAATGGCGGGGGCTTCCCGTATCATCGCGATCGACATCAACGACGCGAAATGGGAAATGGCGCAAAAATTCGGCGCCACGGACTTTGTAAATCCCAAGAAGCACGACAAACCCATTCAGCAGGTGATTGTGGAAATGACCGAATGGGGCGTGGACTATTCCTTCGAGTGTGTGGGGAATACTCAGTTGATGCGTGCGGCATTGGAATGTGCGCACCGTGGCTGGGGGCAGTCCATCGTGATTGGTGTGGCTGGCGCCGGGCAGGAGATTTCAACCCGTCCATTCCAACTGGTCACGGGCCGCGTGTGGAAGGGCTCTGCATTCGGTGGCGTAAAAGGACGTACCGAACTTCCAGGTTATGTGGAGCAATACATGTCTGGCG encodes:
- a CDS encoding S-(hydroxymethyl)glutathione dehydrogenase/class III alcohol dehydrogenase, coding for MKIKAAVAWKAGAPLSIEEVDLEGPKKGEVLIRVVATGVCHTDAFTLSGADPEGLFPVILGHEGGGIVEEVGEGVTTLKKGDHVIPLYTPECKECKFCLSGKTNLCVRIRATQGKGLMPDGTSRFSKDGKMIHHYMGCSTFAEYTVVPEIALAKVNPAAPLDKVCLLGCGVTTGIGAVLNTAKVEKGATVAVFGLGGIGLSVIQGAKMAGASRIIAIDINDAKWEMAQKFGATDFVNPKKHDKPIQQVIVEMTEWGVDYSFECVGNTQLMRAALECAHRGWGQSIVIGVAGAGQEISTRPFQLVTGRVWKGSAFGGVKGRTELPGYVEQYMSGEINIDDMVTFTMPLEDINKAFDYMHEGKSIRSVIKM